Below is a window of bacterium DNA.
CTATCAAGCACTTAGAAGAAAGTATTGACATTTCTTCCTTGAGAGATGATATTCATATAGATATTTATAATATTGCTCCCTCTAATTTCTCCATCATATTGACTACATTAAAACTATTAGGTAAGAAGTTTTCTCCTGAAGAAATTCAGATTCTAAAGCAAAAGATAAAAAATGATAACGAAGGAAGTGATATATTAAATTTTAACTATTCAATAAAGGTTGATCACTTAAATTTGCATTCTGGGCTATGGAAGGTATTTATATTTTTTTGTTTACCTACACTGATAACCGAATCTTTAATCTTTCTACCTCTTTTTATTATCTTTAAAATTTTACCTCCATTTTCAGAATATCTGAAAGTAATGTGGAATATTCTATCATTCTTATTATTATTCCAGATATGTTTCTGGGGGCATGAATTTGGTCATGTATTTGTCACTCACTTAGTTAAAGGAGTAGAATATGTAGTCAAAACACCTTTTAAATACAAATGTCTTGAGGTATGCTTAGCTGGAGGAATTTTAACAAAATTTGAGTTTAGATTTGAAAGATTTGGTAAAAGACTATGGTGTCCTATCGCGGGTCCATTTGTAAATCTCATGTTAGCCTTCATCTTCCTCATACCATATTTTTATACCAACATTACATTATTCTATATAGGTTTCATGATGAATATTGTAATGTTTTATATTCATTTACTTCCGGTGACAGTAGAAGGTATTTCGTTTGATGGAAAGAACTTTGTCCAGGAATTAGCACTTTTTAGGATGAGTAAAAGATATAAAAAAATTGACTTTTTCATATAGATATGATATTCTTATCCACGAGGAGGTAATTTAATGTCTATATTGAAATTAGAGGGATTAAGAAAGGAATATAAAACTTTTCTTGGGGGAAAAAAGACGATAGCTGTTGATAACATAGACTTAGAAGTCCAAAGGGGAGAGATATTAGGTTTCTTAGGACCAAATGGCGCAGGAAAAACTACTACCATAAAAATGATATGCGGCTTAGTAAATCCTACTAGAGGACAAGTGCTAATAGATGGAGATGATATTAACAAAGAGAGGAAAAAGGCTATGGGAAAAATAGGCGTGTTATTGGAAGGTAGTAGAAATATCTACTGGAGATTAACACCATATGAAAATTTAAGATATTTTGGTAATGTTCGGGGGATGAGAACAAAGCAAATAAAGACGAGAATAGATGAATTATTATATTTCTTTTCCCTGGATGAGAGAAAAAATGAACTAACCCAGAAACTTTCAAGGGGAATGCAGCAAAAAGTAGCTATTTCAGTTGCATTAGTTACTAACCCACAATTACTTCTCTTAGATGAACCTGTCGTAGGATTAGACCCTCATTCATCAAAGGAATTACAGGAAAGAATCATAAAAATTGCTAAAGAAGAAGGGAAAACAATAATTATTGCGACGCACCAAATGGATGTGGCTCAAAGGATTTGTGATAGAATAGCTATTATAAATAAAGGCAAAATAATAGTCTGTGATACTGTCAAGAATCTCTTAAACTTCCTTGAAGCTCAACATTATGAGTTTAGAATAAAAGGGACTTTAAGCAGAGAAGCTAAAGATAAATTAAGTAAAATTTCTTATTTAGAAGAGAATATTGACGGAACTGACACACAACTCAGTATAAATCTCACTCATCCCAATCTTCTCTATGAAATTATTAATATCTTAAAATCAGAGAACTTAAATATAATAAAAATTAGTAAGGAGGATGTAAATTTAGAAAAACTCTATTTTCAGATGGTGCCAGAAAAAGATGAGAAATTTTTTGTTACTTCTTAAAGCAGACATAGTCCGTGAGATTATTTTTTTGAAAAGATATCCAATAGATACCATTATAGGCCTTTTTATAACTTATCTATTCTTTATGGCTATATTCTTTGGGGCTAAGGCAATGGTAGGTAAAGATATCCCATTAAACTTTGGAGATACTGCCAGAGGTATAATAATAGGATATTTAATGTGGCTTTTTG
It encodes the following:
- a CDS encoding ABC transporter ATP-binding protein, which codes for MSILKLEGLRKEYKTFLGGKKTIAVDNIDLEVQRGEILGFLGPNGAGKTTTIKMICGLVNPTRGQVLIDGDDINKERKKAMGKIGVLLEGSRNIYWRLTPYENLRYFGNVRGMRTKQIKTRIDELLYFFSLDERKNELTQKLSRGMQQKVAISVALVTNPQLLLLDEPVVGLDPHSSKELQERIIKIAKEEGKTIIIATHQMDVAQRICDRIAIINKGKIIVCDTVKNLLNFLEAQHYEFRIKGTLSREAKDKLSKISYLEENIDGTDTQLSINLTHPNLLYEIINILKSENLNIIKISKEDVNLEKLYFQMVPEKDEKFFVTS